From the Carya illinoinensis cultivar Pawnee chromosome 4, C.illinoinensisPawnee_v1, whole genome shotgun sequence genome, one window contains:
- the LOC122307147 gene encoding aarF domain-containing protein kinase 1 isoform X1: MRTGIFKFPAKAKTRLYLVACAGAGTATATGISLAAFNPNSPSLSYDSFLRSSIFPEKIQTAFHGVIRSSRAIYTIAYTVVDYKYSLHGLPVDSHEYLQKLSEVHSRSAKRIRNLCEANKGFYVKAGQFVAALPQVPKEYSSTLSSLQDQTAPCDFKAIKKVLISNLGQDLSGIFLSLDERPIAAASIAQVHRGTLKDQQEVAIKVQYPGLENQMKLDTSIMSFLSKCTEWFFPEYRFEWLVSEFVEAISFELDFIQEARNSERTAKNFKSNDMVRVPHIFWELTTRQVLTMEFCRGRKVDAVEFLKEMGINPIKVAKALVEVYAEMIFIHGFVHGDPHPGNILVSPEGRYGFSLVLLDHGIYKQLDEGFRLDYCELWKALILLDSKKIQQLGECFGVGKYARYFPLIFTGRTIDSKSPLGRGMSSDEKRNLKQELGSLQMEDISSFMESLPPEFLVILRTDGLLRSILRKLGASQRVRLLAYAKYALYGLSPRSNPQSDFPIKAVLSRLKTNISYLHLRLVLEVLELLSWMGKIRRLLYTLTERFVGGIRSILTLSLSN, encoded by the exons ATGAGAACCGGAATTTTCAAGTTTCCCGCGAAGGCGAAGACCCGTCTTTACCTCGTAGCATGCGCTGGCGCAGGCACGGCCACGGCCACCGGCATTTCCTTGGCTGCCTTCAACCCAAATTCCCCCTCACTTTCCTACGATTCCTTCCTTCGTTCCTCCATTTTTCCCGAGAAAATTCAGACGGCATTCCATGGCGTCATTCGCTCTTCTCGTGCAATCTACACC ATAGCTTACACTGTTGTCGATTACAAATATTCTTTACACGGGCTTCCAGTAGACTCTCACGAGTACCTTCAAAAACTAAGTGAG GTCCATTCACGCTCGGCCAAGAGAATTCGGAATCTATGTGAAGCAAACAAAGGATTCTATGTCAAAGCTGGTCAGTTTGTTGCTGCTCTGCCGCAGGTTCCAAAAGAGTACTCATCAACTCTTTCTTCATTACAGGATCAG ACAGCGCCTTGTGATTTCAAAGCTATAAAAAAAGTACTAATCAGCAATCTGGGACAGGATTTGTCTGGAAT ATTTTTGTCGCTTGATGAACGGCCAATAGCCGCTGCATCTATTGCTCAAGTGCACCGTGGGACATTGAAAGATCAGCAAGAAGTTGCAATTAAG GTGCAATACCCTGGGTTAGAGAACCAGATGAAATTGGACACAAGTATTATGTCTTTCCTTTCAAAATGCACTGAATGG TTTTTCCCTGAATACAGGTTTGAGTGGCTAGTATCAGAATTTGTGGAGGCTATTTCTTTCGAACTTG ACTTCATTCAGGAAGCAAGAAATTCAGAGAGAACTGCCAAAAACTTCAAAAGCAATGACATGGTCCGGGTTCCTCATATATTTTGG GAGTTAACAACAAGACAGGTTCTGACAATGGAATTTTGTAGGGGTCGCAAG GTTGATGCCGtggaatttcttaaagaaatgGGAATCAACCCGATAAAG GTTGCAAAAGCACTGGTGGAAGTATACGCTGAAATGATATTTATCCATGGTTTTGTACATGGAGATCCCCACCCGGGTAATATATTAGTTTCTCCTGAAGGCCGGTATGGATTTTCTTTGG TTCTTTTAGATCATGGAATCTACAAACAACTCGACGAGGGATTTAGATTGGACTACTGTGAGCTTTGGAAGGCTTTAATTCTTCTCGACtccaaaaaaatacaacaacTAGGCGAGTGTTTTGGTGTTGGAAAGTACGCTAGGTACTTCCCTCTCATTTTCACTGGAAGAACTATTGACAG TAAATCACCGCTCGGGAGGGGAATGTCTAGCGACGAGAAAAGGAATTTAAAGCAGGAGTTGGGGTCTCTGCAGATGGAGGACATATCTTCCTTTATGGAATCTTTGCCTCCAGAGTTCTTAGTTATATTGCGAACAGA TGGGCTATTGAGGTCTATCCTTCGCAAGTTGGGTGCTTCTCAACGGGTTAGGTTGCTAGCCTATGCCAAATATGCATTATATGGTCTTTCTCCGAGGTCGAATCCTCAATCTG ATTTTCCTATAAAAGCTGTATTATCCAGATTGAAGACGAACATTAGTTATCTTCATTTAAGGCTTGTTCTCG AAGTACTGGAGCTGCTTTCTTGGATGGGAAAGATCAGGCGTTTACTTTACACCTTAACTGAAAGGTTTGTTGGTGGAATTAGGAGTATCCTAACGCtgtctttgagtaattaa
- the LOC122307147 gene encoding aarF domain-containing protein kinase 1 isoform X5, with product MRTGIFKFPAKAKTRLYLVACAGAGTATATGISLAAFNPNSPSLSYDSFLRSSIFPEKIQTAFHGVIRSSRAIYTIAYTVVDYKYSLHGLPVDSHEYLQKLSEVHSRSAKRIRNLCEANKGFYVKAGQFVAALPQVPKEYSSTLSSLQDQVQYPGLENQMKLDTSIMSFLSKCTEWFFPEYRFEWLVSEFVEAISFELDFIQEARNSERTAKNFKSNDMVRVPHIFWELTTRQVLTMEFCRGRKVDAVEFLKEMGINPIKVAKALVEVYAEMIFIHGFVHGDPHPGNILVSPEGRYGFSLVLLDHGIYKQLDEGFRLDYCELWKALILLDSKKIQQLGECFGVGKYARYFPLIFTGRTIDSKSPLGRGMSSDEKRNLKQELGSLQMEDISSFMESLPPEFLVILRTDGLLRSILRKLGASQRVRLLAYAKYALYGLSPRSNPQSDFPIKAVLSRLKTNISYLHLRLVLEVLELLSWMGKIRRLLYTLTERFVGGIRSILTLSLSN from the exons ATGAGAACCGGAATTTTCAAGTTTCCCGCGAAGGCGAAGACCCGTCTTTACCTCGTAGCATGCGCTGGCGCAGGCACGGCCACGGCCACCGGCATTTCCTTGGCTGCCTTCAACCCAAATTCCCCCTCACTTTCCTACGATTCCTTCCTTCGTTCCTCCATTTTTCCCGAGAAAATTCAGACGGCATTCCATGGCGTCATTCGCTCTTCTCGTGCAATCTACACC ATAGCTTACACTGTTGTCGATTACAAATATTCTTTACACGGGCTTCCAGTAGACTCTCACGAGTACCTTCAAAAACTAAGTGAG GTCCATTCACGCTCGGCCAAGAGAATTCGGAATCTATGTGAAGCAAACAAAGGATTCTATGTCAAAGCTGGTCAGTTTGTTGCTGCTCTGCCGCAGGTTCCAAAAGAGTACTCATCAACTCTTTCTTCATTACAGGATCAG GTGCAATACCCTGGGTTAGAGAACCAGATGAAATTGGACACAAGTATTATGTCTTTCCTTTCAAAATGCACTGAATGG TTTTTCCCTGAATACAGGTTTGAGTGGCTAGTATCAGAATTTGTGGAGGCTATTTCTTTCGAACTTG ACTTCATTCAGGAAGCAAGAAATTCAGAGAGAACTGCCAAAAACTTCAAAAGCAATGACATGGTCCGGGTTCCTCATATATTTTGG GAGTTAACAACAAGACAGGTTCTGACAATGGAATTTTGTAGGGGTCGCAAG GTTGATGCCGtggaatttcttaaagaaatgGGAATCAACCCGATAAAG GTTGCAAAAGCACTGGTGGAAGTATACGCTGAAATGATATTTATCCATGGTTTTGTACATGGAGATCCCCACCCGGGTAATATATTAGTTTCTCCTGAAGGCCGGTATGGATTTTCTTTGG TTCTTTTAGATCATGGAATCTACAAACAACTCGACGAGGGATTTAGATTGGACTACTGTGAGCTTTGGAAGGCTTTAATTCTTCTCGACtccaaaaaaatacaacaacTAGGCGAGTGTTTTGGTGTTGGAAAGTACGCTAGGTACTTCCCTCTCATTTTCACTGGAAGAACTATTGACAG TAAATCACCGCTCGGGAGGGGAATGTCTAGCGACGAGAAAAGGAATTTAAAGCAGGAGTTGGGGTCTCTGCAGATGGAGGACATATCTTCCTTTATGGAATCTTTGCCTCCAGAGTTCTTAGTTATATTGCGAACAGA TGGGCTATTGAGGTCTATCCTTCGCAAGTTGGGTGCTTCTCAACGGGTTAGGTTGCTAGCCTATGCCAAATATGCATTATATGGTCTTTCTCCGAGGTCGAATCCTCAATCTG ATTTTCCTATAAAAGCTGTATTATCCAGATTGAAGACGAACATTAGTTATCTTCATTTAAGGCTTGTTCTCG AAGTACTGGAGCTGCTTTCTTGGATGGGAAAGATCAGGCGTTTACTTTACACCTTAACTGAAAGGTTTGTTGGTGGAATTAGGAGTATCCTAACGCtgtctttgagtaattaa
- the LOC122307147 gene encoding aarF domain-containing protein kinase 1 isoform X4, which produces MRTGIFKFPAKAKTRLYLVACAGAGTATATGISLAAFNPNSPSLSYDSFLRSSIFPEKIQTAFHGVIRSSRAIYTIAYTVVDYKYSLHGLPVDSHEYLQKLSEVHSRSAKRIRNLCEANKGFYVKAGQFVAALPQVPKEYSSTLSSLQDQTAPCDFKAIKKVLISNLGQDLSGIFLSLDERPIAAASIAQVHRGTLKDQQEVAIKVQYPGLENQMKLDTSIMSFLSKCTEWFFPEYRFEWLVSEFVEAISFELDFIQEARNSERTAKNFKSNDMVRVPHIFWELTTRQVLTMEFCRGRKVDAVEFLKEMGINPIKVAKALVEVYAEMIFIHGFVHGDPHPVLLDHGIYKQLDEGFRLDYCELWKALILLDSKKIQQLGECFGVGKYARYFPLIFTGRTIDSKSPLGRGMSSDEKRNLKQELGSLQMEDISSFMESLPPEFLVILRTDGLLRSILRKLGASQRVRLLAYAKYALYGLSPRSNPQSDFPIKAVLSRLKTNISYLHLRLVLEVLELLSWMGKIRRLLYTLTERFVGGIRSILTLSLSN; this is translated from the exons ATGAGAACCGGAATTTTCAAGTTTCCCGCGAAGGCGAAGACCCGTCTTTACCTCGTAGCATGCGCTGGCGCAGGCACGGCCACGGCCACCGGCATTTCCTTGGCTGCCTTCAACCCAAATTCCCCCTCACTTTCCTACGATTCCTTCCTTCGTTCCTCCATTTTTCCCGAGAAAATTCAGACGGCATTCCATGGCGTCATTCGCTCTTCTCGTGCAATCTACACC ATAGCTTACACTGTTGTCGATTACAAATATTCTTTACACGGGCTTCCAGTAGACTCTCACGAGTACCTTCAAAAACTAAGTGAG GTCCATTCACGCTCGGCCAAGAGAATTCGGAATCTATGTGAAGCAAACAAAGGATTCTATGTCAAAGCTGGTCAGTTTGTTGCTGCTCTGCCGCAGGTTCCAAAAGAGTACTCATCAACTCTTTCTTCATTACAGGATCAG ACAGCGCCTTGTGATTTCAAAGCTATAAAAAAAGTACTAATCAGCAATCTGGGACAGGATTTGTCTGGAAT ATTTTTGTCGCTTGATGAACGGCCAATAGCCGCTGCATCTATTGCTCAAGTGCACCGTGGGACATTGAAAGATCAGCAAGAAGTTGCAATTAAG GTGCAATACCCTGGGTTAGAGAACCAGATGAAATTGGACACAAGTATTATGTCTTTCCTTTCAAAATGCACTGAATGG TTTTTCCCTGAATACAGGTTTGAGTGGCTAGTATCAGAATTTGTGGAGGCTATTTCTTTCGAACTTG ACTTCATTCAGGAAGCAAGAAATTCAGAGAGAACTGCCAAAAACTTCAAAAGCAATGACATGGTCCGGGTTCCTCATATATTTTGG GAGTTAACAACAAGACAGGTTCTGACAATGGAATTTTGTAGGGGTCGCAAG GTTGATGCCGtggaatttcttaaagaaatgGGAATCAACCCGATAAAG GTTGCAAAAGCACTGGTGGAAGTATACGCTGAAATGATATTTATCCATGGTTTTGTACATGGAGATCCCCACCCGG TTCTTTTAGATCATGGAATCTACAAACAACTCGACGAGGGATTTAGATTGGACTACTGTGAGCTTTGGAAGGCTTTAATTCTTCTCGACtccaaaaaaatacaacaacTAGGCGAGTGTTTTGGTGTTGGAAAGTACGCTAGGTACTTCCCTCTCATTTTCACTGGAAGAACTATTGACAG TAAATCACCGCTCGGGAGGGGAATGTCTAGCGACGAGAAAAGGAATTTAAAGCAGGAGTTGGGGTCTCTGCAGATGGAGGACATATCTTCCTTTATGGAATCTTTGCCTCCAGAGTTCTTAGTTATATTGCGAACAGA TGGGCTATTGAGGTCTATCCTTCGCAAGTTGGGTGCTTCTCAACGGGTTAGGTTGCTAGCCTATGCCAAATATGCATTATATGGTCTTTCTCCGAGGTCGAATCCTCAATCTG ATTTTCCTATAAAAGCTGTATTATCCAGATTGAAGACGAACATTAGTTATCTTCATTTAAGGCTTGTTCTCG AAGTACTGGAGCTGCTTTCTTGGATGGGAAAGATCAGGCGTTTACTTTACACCTTAACTGAAAGGTTTGTTGGTGGAATTAGGAGTATCCTAACGCtgtctttgagtaattaa
- the LOC122307147 gene encoding aarF domain-containing protein kinase 1 isoform X3, with product MRTGIFKFPAKAKTRLYLVACAGAGTATATGISLAAFNPNSPSLSYDSFLRSSIFPEKIQTAFHGVIRSSRAIYTIAYTVVDYKYSLHGLPVDSHEYLQKLSEVHSRSAKRIRNLCEANKGFYVKAGQFVAALPQVPKEYSSTLSSLQDQTAPCDFKAIKKVLISNLGQDLSGIFLSLDERPIAAASIAQVHRGTLKDQQEVAIKVQYPGLENQMKLDTSIMSFLSKCTEWFFPEYRFEWLVSEFVEAISFELDFIQEARNSERTAKNFKSNDMVRVPHIFWELTTRQVLTMEFCRGRKVDAVEFLKEMGINPIKVAKALVEVYAEMIFIHGFVHGDPHPGNILVSPEGRYGFSLVLLDHGIYKQLDEGFRLDYCELWKALILLDSKKIQQLGECFGVGKYASKSPLGRGMSSDEKRNLKQELGSLQMEDISSFMESLPPEFLVILRTDGLLRSILRKLGASQRVRLLAYAKYALYGLSPRSNPQSDFPIKAVLSRLKTNISYLHLRLVLEVLELLSWMGKIRRLLYTLTERFVGGIRSILTLSLSN from the exons ATGAGAACCGGAATTTTCAAGTTTCCCGCGAAGGCGAAGACCCGTCTTTACCTCGTAGCATGCGCTGGCGCAGGCACGGCCACGGCCACCGGCATTTCCTTGGCTGCCTTCAACCCAAATTCCCCCTCACTTTCCTACGATTCCTTCCTTCGTTCCTCCATTTTTCCCGAGAAAATTCAGACGGCATTCCATGGCGTCATTCGCTCTTCTCGTGCAATCTACACC ATAGCTTACACTGTTGTCGATTACAAATATTCTTTACACGGGCTTCCAGTAGACTCTCACGAGTACCTTCAAAAACTAAGTGAG GTCCATTCACGCTCGGCCAAGAGAATTCGGAATCTATGTGAAGCAAACAAAGGATTCTATGTCAAAGCTGGTCAGTTTGTTGCTGCTCTGCCGCAGGTTCCAAAAGAGTACTCATCAACTCTTTCTTCATTACAGGATCAG ACAGCGCCTTGTGATTTCAAAGCTATAAAAAAAGTACTAATCAGCAATCTGGGACAGGATTTGTCTGGAAT ATTTTTGTCGCTTGATGAACGGCCAATAGCCGCTGCATCTATTGCTCAAGTGCACCGTGGGACATTGAAAGATCAGCAAGAAGTTGCAATTAAG GTGCAATACCCTGGGTTAGAGAACCAGATGAAATTGGACACAAGTATTATGTCTTTCCTTTCAAAATGCACTGAATGG TTTTTCCCTGAATACAGGTTTGAGTGGCTAGTATCAGAATTTGTGGAGGCTATTTCTTTCGAACTTG ACTTCATTCAGGAAGCAAGAAATTCAGAGAGAACTGCCAAAAACTTCAAAAGCAATGACATGGTCCGGGTTCCTCATATATTTTGG GAGTTAACAACAAGACAGGTTCTGACAATGGAATTTTGTAGGGGTCGCAAG GTTGATGCCGtggaatttcttaaagaaatgGGAATCAACCCGATAAAG GTTGCAAAAGCACTGGTGGAAGTATACGCTGAAATGATATTTATCCATGGTTTTGTACATGGAGATCCCCACCCGGGTAATATATTAGTTTCTCCTGAAGGCCGGTATGGATTTTCTTTGG TTCTTTTAGATCATGGAATCTACAAACAACTCGACGAGGGATTTAGATTGGACTACTGTGAGCTTTGGAAGGCTTTAATTCTTCTCGACtccaaaaaaatacaacaacTAGGCGAGTGTTTTGGTGTTGGAAAGTACGCTAG TAAATCACCGCTCGGGAGGGGAATGTCTAGCGACGAGAAAAGGAATTTAAAGCAGGAGTTGGGGTCTCTGCAGATGGAGGACATATCTTCCTTTATGGAATCTTTGCCTCCAGAGTTCTTAGTTATATTGCGAACAGA TGGGCTATTGAGGTCTATCCTTCGCAAGTTGGGTGCTTCTCAACGGGTTAGGTTGCTAGCCTATGCCAAATATGCATTATATGGTCTTTCTCCGAGGTCGAATCCTCAATCTG ATTTTCCTATAAAAGCTGTATTATCCAGATTGAAGACGAACATTAGTTATCTTCATTTAAGGCTTGTTCTCG AAGTACTGGAGCTGCTTTCTTGGATGGGAAAGATCAGGCGTTTACTTTACACCTTAACTGAAAGGTTTGTTGGTGGAATTAGGAGTATCCTAACGCtgtctttgagtaattaa
- the LOC122307147 gene encoding aarF domain-containing protein kinase 1 isoform X2, with translation MRTGIFKFPAKAKTRLYLVACAGAGTATATGISLAAFNPNSPSLSYDSFLRSSIFPEKIQTAFHGVIRSSRAIYTIAYTVVDYKYSLHGLPVDSHEYLQKLSEVHSRSAKRIRNLCEANKGFYVKAGQFVAALPQVPKEYSSTLSSLQDQTAPCDFKAIKKVLISNLGQDLSGIFLSLDERPIAAASIAQVHRGTLKDQQEVAIKVQYPGLENQMKLDTSIMSFLSKCTEWFFPEYRFEWLVSEFVEAISFELDFIQEARNSERTAKNFKSNDMVRVPHIFWELTTRQVLTMEFCRGRKVDAVEFLKEMGINPIKVAKALVEVYAEMIFIHGFVHGDPHPGNILVSPEGRYGFSLVLLDHGIYKQLDEGFRLDYCELWKALILLDSKKIQQLGECFGVGKYARYFPLIFTGRTIDSKSPLGRGMSSDEKRNLKQELGSLQMEDISSFMESLPPEFLVILRTDGLLRSILRKLGASQRVRLLAYAKYALYGLSPRSNPQSDFPIKAVLSRLKTNISYLHLRLVLVLELLSWMGKIRRLLYTLTERFVGGIRSILTLSLSN, from the exons ATGAGAACCGGAATTTTCAAGTTTCCCGCGAAGGCGAAGACCCGTCTTTACCTCGTAGCATGCGCTGGCGCAGGCACGGCCACGGCCACCGGCATTTCCTTGGCTGCCTTCAACCCAAATTCCCCCTCACTTTCCTACGATTCCTTCCTTCGTTCCTCCATTTTTCCCGAGAAAATTCAGACGGCATTCCATGGCGTCATTCGCTCTTCTCGTGCAATCTACACC ATAGCTTACACTGTTGTCGATTACAAATATTCTTTACACGGGCTTCCAGTAGACTCTCACGAGTACCTTCAAAAACTAAGTGAG GTCCATTCACGCTCGGCCAAGAGAATTCGGAATCTATGTGAAGCAAACAAAGGATTCTATGTCAAAGCTGGTCAGTTTGTTGCTGCTCTGCCGCAGGTTCCAAAAGAGTACTCATCAACTCTTTCTTCATTACAGGATCAG ACAGCGCCTTGTGATTTCAAAGCTATAAAAAAAGTACTAATCAGCAATCTGGGACAGGATTTGTCTGGAAT ATTTTTGTCGCTTGATGAACGGCCAATAGCCGCTGCATCTATTGCTCAAGTGCACCGTGGGACATTGAAAGATCAGCAAGAAGTTGCAATTAAG GTGCAATACCCTGGGTTAGAGAACCAGATGAAATTGGACACAAGTATTATGTCTTTCCTTTCAAAATGCACTGAATGG TTTTTCCCTGAATACAGGTTTGAGTGGCTAGTATCAGAATTTGTGGAGGCTATTTCTTTCGAACTTG ACTTCATTCAGGAAGCAAGAAATTCAGAGAGAACTGCCAAAAACTTCAAAAGCAATGACATGGTCCGGGTTCCTCATATATTTTGG GAGTTAACAACAAGACAGGTTCTGACAATGGAATTTTGTAGGGGTCGCAAG GTTGATGCCGtggaatttcttaaagaaatgGGAATCAACCCGATAAAG GTTGCAAAAGCACTGGTGGAAGTATACGCTGAAATGATATTTATCCATGGTTTTGTACATGGAGATCCCCACCCGGGTAATATATTAGTTTCTCCTGAAGGCCGGTATGGATTTTCTTTGG TTCTTTTAGATCATGGAATCTACAAACAACTCGACGAGGGATTTAGATTGGACTACTGTGAGCTTTGGAAGGCTTTAATTCTTCTCGACtccaaaaaaatacaacaacTAGGCGAGTGTTTTGGTGTTGGAAAGTACGCTAGGTACTTCCCTCTCATTTTCACTGGAAGAACTATTGACAG TAAATCACCGCTCGGGAGGGGAATGTCTAGCGACGAGAAAAGGAATTTAAAGCAGGAGTTGGGGTCTCTGCAGATGGAGGACATATCTTCCTTTATGGAATCTTTGCCTCCAGAGTTCTTAGTTATATTGCGAACAGA TGGGCTATTGAGGTCTATCCTTCGCAAGTTGGGTGCTTCTCAACGGGTTAGGTTGCTAGCCTATGCCAAATATGCATTATATGGTCTTTCTCCGAGGTCGAATCCTCAATCTG ATTTTCCTATAAAAGCTGTATTATCCAGATTGAAGACGAACATTAGTTATCTTCATTTAAGGCTTGTTCTCG TACTGGAGCTGCTTTCTTGGATGGGAAAGATCAGGCGTTTACTTTACACCTTAACTGAAAGGTTTGTTGGTGGAATTAGGAGTATCCTAACGCtgtctttgagtaattaa
- the LOC122307148 gene encoding isocitrate dehydrogenase [NADP]-like has product MAFQKIKVSNPVVEMDGDEMTRVFWKSIKDKLIVPFLELDIKYFDLGLPSRDATDDKVTIESAEATLKYNVAIKCATITPDEGRVKEFSLKQMWKSPNGTIRNILNGTVFREPIICKNVPRLVPGWTKPICIGRHAFGDQYRATDTVIQGAGKLKLVFVPEGQEKTELEVFNFTGAGGVALSMYNTDESIHAFAEASMNTAYEKKWPLYLSTKNTILKKYDGRFKDIFQEVYEANWKSKFEAAGIWYEHRLIDDMVAYALKSEGGYVWACKNYDGDVQSDFLAQGFGSLGLMTSVLVCPDGKTIEAEAAHGTVTRHYRVHQKGGETSTNSIASIFAWSRGLAHRAKLDGNDKLLDFTQKLEAACVGVVESGKMTKDLAILIHGPKATRAHYLNTEEFIDAVAAELRARLSA; this is encoded by the exons ATGGCGTTCCAGAAGATCAAGGTGTCCAACCCCGTCGTTGAGATGGACG GAGATGAAATGACTCGAGTTTTCTGGAAATCAATAAAGGATAag CTTATTGTCCCATTTCTGGAGTTGGACATTAAGTACTTTGACCTTGGTCTTCCGAGTCGTGATGCCACTGATGATAAAGTTACAATTGAAAGTGCAGAAGCTACTCTCAA GTACAACGTAGCAATCAAGTGTGCAACTATTACTCCAG ATGAAGGTCGTGTGAAGGAGTTTAGCTTGAAGCAGATGTGGAAGAGTCCAAATGGGACAATTAGGAATATATTGAATG GTACTGTCTTCAGAGAACCAATTATTTGCAAAAACGTTCCTCGTCTTGTCCCAG GTTGGACAAAGCCTATATGCATCGGAAGGCATGCTTTTGGTGATCAATACCGAGCAACTGATACAGTTATTCAAGGAGCTGGGAAATTGAAATTGGTATTTG TACCAGAAGGACAAGAGAAGACAGAGTTAGAGGTTTTCAACTTTACAGGTGCTGGGGGAGTGGCACTATCGATGTATAACACTGATGAG TCGATCCATGCGTTTGCTGAGGCTTCCATGAACACTGCCTATGAGAAGAAGTGGCCACTTTATCTTAGCACAAAGAACACTATTCTGAAGAAGTATGATGGAAG ATTCAAGGACATATTTCAAGAAGTTTATGAGGCTAATTGGAAATCGAAGTTTGAGGCTGCTGGCATATG GTACGAGCACCGACTCATTGATGATATGGTGGCTTATGCTCTCAAGAGTGAAGGAGGTTATGTATGGGCGTGCAAGAACTATGATGGTGATGTCCAGAGTGATTTCTTAGCCCAAG GATTTGGATCTCTTGGATTGATGACATCTGTGCTG GTGTGTCCAGATGGAAAGACCATAGAAGCAGAAGCTGCCCATGGTACTGTTACACGGCATTATAGGGTTCATCAGAAAGGAGGTGAAACCAGCACCAACAGCATAGCCTCGATTTTTGCTTGGTCACGAGGACTTGCACACAG GGCAAAGCTGGATGGGAATGATAAACTTCTGGATTTCACTCAGAAACTAGAAGCAGCTTGTGTTGGAGTCGTGGAATCTGGGAAGATGACCAAGGATCTTGCAATTCTTATCCATGGACCTAA GGCTACTAGGGCTCATTACCTGAATACTGAAGAGTTCATTGATGCTGTCGCTGCAGAACTTAGAGCAAGACTTTCTGCCTAA